A genomic stretch from Cellulomonas sp. KRMCY2 includes:
- a CDS encoding DNA-3-methyladenine glycosylase I, which produces MVMPDGVDGRCFGDGVAIYEEYHDAEWGLPVRGDRELYERFCLEAFQSGLAWITILRKRQGFRAAFADFDPEAVARFTEDDVTRLLGDAGIVRNRAKIEATITNARAVLGLWDTDRTLTDLVWTHAPARRVRVPRAATFADVPSQTAESLALARELRSVGFRFVGPTTAYAAMQACGLVDDHLATCPAVAAEHGS; this is translated from the coding sequence ATGGTCATGCCGGACGGTGTGGACGGCCGCTGCTTCGGGGACGGCGTCGCGATCTACGAGGAGTACCACGACGCCGAGTGGGGCCTCCCGGTGCGCGGCGACCGTGAGCTGTACGAGCGCTTCTGCCTCGAGGCGTTCCAGTCCGGACTCGCCTGGATCACCATCCTGCGCAAGCGGCAGGGCTTCCGGGCGGCCTTCGCCGACTTCGACCCGGAGGCGGTCGCGCGGTTCACCGAGGACGACGTCACGCGGCTGCTCGGGGACGCCGGCATCGTGCGGAACCGGGCCAAGATCGAGGCGACGATCACGAACGCGCGCGCCGTGCTCGGGCTGTGGGACACCGACCGGACGCTGACCGACCTGGTGTGGACCCACGCCCCGGCCCGGCGGGTGCGCGTGCCGCGCGCAGCCACCTTCGCGGACGTGCCGTCGCAGACCGCCGAGTCGCTCGCGCTGGCTCGCGAGCTCAGGTCGGTGGGCTTCCGCTTCGTCGGCCCGACGACCGCGTACGCAGCCATGCAGGCCTGCGGTCTCGTCGACGACCACCTCGCGACGTGCCCCGCCGTGGCCGCTGAGCACGGCAGCTGA
- a CDS encoding PAS domain S-box protein, whose translation MDPFRVLAEHSMDITFHTIGGVLEWVSPTVEETLGWKPEELVGRTTVHLWHPADRAGAVALLDQVHAGRPGRAVFRIRAKSGRYVGIETSLQPFVEADGTVGAVGSMRDMTAQIALEAARAEAEERFRLTMEHAPIGLCLVSPEGRFLLVNPALCQILGRDTQRLLSSTWQELTHPDDLTVDAGLIDDVAAGRVQSYQLRKRYLRPDGSVVWGDLSVACVRDNDGVPRYFISQIVNATERVRAEQALARREADLRAMAEGSADILVRTGPDREINYVSSAVTRVLGWEPAELLGASSATLWHPEDAAPAEANVALARSGVIAPFRARARCKDGTYRWIGARVTPLGGPDLPFGFVSVLRDEHELVLHERALAESEQHLRSLVSASAEALFESGPDHRVTWVSPAVTAILGWAPGELVGTEMSDLVHPDDRAEVETLIAEMYAGLEPLEPTGRRLTVRMRTEAGSYRWVSAWGQPMVDESGSLIRVVAGLQDIDELVTTRERLRATLDTEFDPHVVLAAIRDDDGRIVDFTYVETNPAACQYNGIARDDLLGARLLEVQPGHASPEVMDLYRHVVESGEPLRLDDIAYEQELKGGQTRRYDVQAARIGDGLSYTWRDVTERHATTEALAASEEMHRLLADNLSDVVVHLRDGVVLWVTPSLTTTMGWPPQDWLGHAVTEFAHPDDRADAEAATAAVGTGEVQHLRLRLQAKNLDHHWVQGHAKPFYDRSGSQDGVVISFRVADVEVAAEAALENRARSDALTGMMNRHEVLERVAAMTSHPRRTGDEAAVLFGDIDGFKEVNDEYGHSAGDDVLQTMAARVGACLRAGDIAARIGGDELLVLLDGVHDLADAVRIADTIRRAVSAPIPTAERQLVVTLSIGVTLAVPGESVDAMIARADQAMYRAKQAGGDRVMSKAADAV comes from the coding sequence GTGGATCCGTTCCGTGTCCTTGCCGAGCACTCCATGGACATCACGTTCCACACGATCGGCGGGGTGCTCGAGTGGGTCTCACCGACCGTGGAGGAGACCCTCGGGTGGAAACCTGAGGAGCTGGTCGGCCGGACCACCGTGCACCTGTGGCATCCGGCGGACCGCGCGGGCGCGGTGGCGCTGCTCGATCAGGTGCACGCCGGTCGACCCGGACGTGCCGTGTTCCGGATCCGGGCCAAGAGCGGCCGCTACGTCGGGATCGAGACGTCGCTGCAGCCGTTCGTCGAGGCGGACGGCACGGTCGGTGCGGTCGGGTCGATGCGGGACATGACCGCGCAGATCGCGCTGGAGGCGGCCCGCGCGGAGGCCGAGGAGCGGTTCCGGCTCACGATGGAGCACGCGCCGATCGGGCTGTGCCTCGTGTCCCCCGAGGGGCGCTTCCTGCTCGTGAACCCCGCCCTGTGCCAGATACTCGGCCGTGACACCCAGCGACTGCTGTCGTCGACCTGGCAGGAGCTGACGCACCCGGACGACCTGACGGTCGACGCCGGCCTGATCGACGACGTCGCCGCGGGCCGGGTCCAGTCCTACCAGCTGCGCAAGCGCTACCTCAGGCCCGACGGGTCGGTCGTGTGGGGCGACCTGTCCGTGGCGTGCGTGCGCGACAACGACGGCGTCCCGCGGTACTTCATCTCGCAGATCGTCAACGCGACCGAACGGGTTCGGGCCGAGCAGGCCCTCGCCCGCCGCGAAGCCGACCTGCGAGCGATGGCGGAGGGCTCGGCGGACATCCTGGTCCGGACCGGCCCGGACCGGGAGATCAACTACGTCTCGTCCGCGGTCACCAGGGTCCTCGGCTGGGAACCTGCCGAGCTGCTGGGCGCGAGCTCGGCGACCCTGTGGCACCCGGAGGACGCGGCACCTGCCGAGGCGAACGTGGCGCTCGCCCGCTCCGGTGTGATCGCGCCGTTCCGCGCTCGGGCGCGCTGCAAGGACGGCACCTATCGGTGGATCGGGGCCCGTGTCACCCCGCTCGGCGGACCGGACCTGCCCTTCGGGTTCGTCTCGGTCCTGCGCGACGAGCACGAGCTCGTCCTGCACGAGCGGGCGCTGGCGGAGTCGGAGCAGCACCTGCGCTCGCTCGTGAGCGCATCTGCGGAGGCCCTGTTCGAGTCGGGTCCGGACCACCGGGTGACATGGGTGTCGCCCGCGGTGACGGCGATCCTCGGGTGGGCGCCGGGCGAGCTCGTCGGCACCGAGATGTCCGACCTCGTGCATCCCGACGACCGGGCGGAGGTCGAGACGCTGATCGCCGAGATGTACGCCGGCCTCGAGCCGCTCGAGCCCACCGGGCGACGCCTCACCGTGCGGATGCGCACCGAGGCGGGCTCCTACCGCTGGGTCTCCGCATGGGGCCAGCCGATGGTCGACGAGTCGGGTTCGTTGATCCGGGTCGTGGCCGGTCTGCAGGACATCGACGAGCTCGTCACGACCCGGGAGCGGCTGCGGGCCACGTTGGACACGGAGTTCGACCCGCACGTGGTCCTGGCGGCGATCCGCGACGACGACGGACGCATCGTGGACTTCACCTACGTGGAGACGAACCCGGCGGCCTGCCAGTACAACGGCATCGCGCGCGACGACCTCCTCGGGGCTCGCCTGCTCGAGGTGCAGCCCGGGCACGCGAGCCCCGAGGTGATGGACCTGTACCGGCACGTCGTGGAGTCCGGTGAGCCGCTGAGGCTTGACGACATCGCCTACGAGCAGGAGCTCAAGGGCGGCCAGACGCGTCGCTACGACGTCCAGGCCGCGCGCATCGGCGACGGCCTGTCGTACACCTGGCGGGACGTCACCGAGCGGCATGCGACGACCGAGGCCCTCGCGGCCTCGGAGGAGATGCACCGGCTGCTCGCCGACAACCTGTCCGACGTCGTCGTGCACCTGCGCGACGGGGTCGTCCTGTGGGTCACGCCCTCGTTGACGACCACGATGGGCTGGCCGCCGCAGGACTGGCTCGGCCACGCCGTCACCGAGTTCGCCCACCCGGACGACCGAGCGGACGCCGAGGCGGCCACGGCCGCCGTCGGCACCGGAGAGGTCCAGCACCTCCGGCTCCGGCTCCAGGCCAAGAACCTCGACCACCACTGGGTCCAGGGCCATGCGAAGCCCTTCTACGACAGGTCCGGCAGCCAGGACGGCGTCGTCATCTCCTTCCGCGTCGCCGACGTGGAGGTCGCTGCCGAGGCCGCGCTCGAGAACCGGGCGCGGTCCGACGCCCTGACCGGCATGATGAACCGCCACGAGGTGCTCGAACGCGTCGCGGCGATGACGAGCCACCCGCGCCGCACCGGGGACGAGGCCGCCGTGCTGTTCGGCGACATCGACGGGTTCAAGGAGGTCAACGACGAGTACGGCCACTCGGCCGGGGACGACGTCCTGCAGACCATGGCCGCACGCGTCGGCGCCTGCCTGCGCGCCGGGGACATCGCCGCACGGATCGGCGGCGACGAGCTGCTCGTGCTGCTCGACGGCGTGCACGACCTCGCCGACGCGGTCAGGATCGCCGATACGATCCGCCGAGCCGTCTCGGCACCGATCCCGACCGCCGAGCGGCAGCTCGTGGTGACGCTCAGCATCGGTGTGACCCTCGCCGTCCCGGGGGAGAGCGTCGACGCGATGATCGCCCGCGCGGACCAGGCGATGTACCGGGCCAAGCAGGCCGGCGGCGACCGCGTCATGTCGAAGGCGGCGGACGCCGTCTGA
- a CDS encoding (deoxy)nucleoside triphosphate pyrophosphohydrolase, protein MSRADAPVLVVAAAIVDDLHAPHLLLAARRHTPVDLAGRWEFPGGKVDPGETPVEALHREIREELGVTIALGPELAGPDAGTWRISDRYVLRLWPATIVSGTPVPLVEHDELRWLPVGDWLSVPWLDPDVPIVAALAAQAVEPEPSP, encoded by the coding sequence GTGTCCCGCGCTGACGCACCTGTCCTCGTCGTCGCTGCGGCGATCGTCGACGACCTCCACGCACCGCACCTGCTGCTCGCAGCCCGCCGGCACACGCCGGTGGACCTGGCCGGGCGGTGGGAGTTCCCGGGCGGCAAGGTCGATCCGGGCGAGACGCCCGTCGAGGCCCTGCACCGCGAGATCCGCGAGGAGCTGGGCGTCACGATCGCCCTCGGTCCCGAGCTCGCCGGACCGGATGCCGGGACCTGGCGCATCTCCGACCGCTATGTCCTTCGGCTGTGGCCGGCCACGATCGTCAGCGGCACACCGGTGCCCCTGGTCGAGCACGACGAGCTGCGCTGGTTGCCGGTCGGGGACTGGCTGAGCGTGCCGTGGCTCGATCCGGACGTGCCGATCGTCGCCGCACTCGCTGCACAGGCCGTCGAGCCCGAGCCGTCGCCCTGA
- a CDS encoding LuxR C-terminal-related transcriptional regulator, with amino-acid sequence MTIMELRAVPNQRDAEPLTRRERVILSNLDEDVTLEEIATKLFVTRNTVKSQVRSVYKKLGVSTRADAVAFAREYGLRAS; translated from the coding sequence ATGACGATCATGGAACTGCGCGCCGTCCCCAACCAGCGCGACGCCGAGCCCCTGACCCGCCGCGAGCGCGTCATCCTGTCCAACCTGGACGAGGACGTCACCCTCGAGGAGATCGCGACGAAGCTGTTCGTCACGCGCAACACGGTCAAGTCCCAGGTTCGCAGCGTCTACAAGAAGCTCGGTGTCTCCACCCGTGCCGACGCCGTCGCCTTCGCCCGTGAGTACGGTCTGCGCGCCTCCTGA
- the gcvH gene encoding glycine cleavage system protein GcvH: MSIPTDLQYTAEHEWMTAGDPATVGITATAAEALGDIVYLELPEVGTQVTAGAVCGEVESTKSVSEIYSPVTGSIVEVNQDAVDDPALVNSDPYGRGWLLRISVVATGPLLSPAEYANLVEG, encoded by the coding sequence GTGAGCATCCCGACCGACCTGCAGTACACCGCCGAGCACGAGTGGATGACGGCGGGCGACCCCGCGACCGTGGGCATCACCGCGACGGCGGCCGAGGCCCTCGGGGACATCGTCTACCTCGAGCTGCCGGAGGTCGGCACCCAGGTGACCGCCGGTGCGGTGTGCGGCGAGGTGGAGTCGACCAAGTCCGTCTCGGAGATCTACTCCCCGGTGACCGGGAGCATCGTCGAGGTCAACCAGGACGCGGTCGACGACCCTGCCCTGGTCAACTCCGACCCGTACGGCCGCGGGTGGTTGCTGCGGATCTCGGTCGTCGCGACCGGCCCGCTGCTCAGCCCGGCGGAGTACGCCAACCTCGTCGAGGGCTGA
- the gcvT gene encoding glycine cleavage system aminomethyltransferase GcvT — protein sequence MTENLPVEPAQAEAGRPGPLHAEHLALGATMTPFAGWSMPLRYTSDLAEHHAVRTAAGLFDLSHMGEIRLTGPRAGAALDGALVGNLSALAVGRARYTMICQEDGGVIDDLVVYRPGEQDYLVVANAANVAVVLAALHERCTGPDVDVADESVGTALVAVQGPAAQGIVAGLVADPAEREAVVGLRYYACTTAYVRSDGTGAPDDTRGGTVEAMLARTGYTGEDGFELFVPAEQAAALWRTVLAAGAPAGLVPAGLACRDSLRLEAGMPLYGNELDRTTTPYEAGLGRVVKLDKVTADGTPLPFVGRGPLAARAGSEPARVLVGLEGLTRRAARHGYRVLTEGGEAVVGYVTSGAPSPTLGHPIAMAYVTPEVCGAGTELAVDVRGRPEPVRVVPLPFYRRPTTT from the coding sequence ATGACCGAGAACCTGCCCGTCGAGCCCGCCCAGGCCGAGGCCGGCCGGCCGGGTCCGTTGCACGCGGAGCACCTGGCCCTCGGTGCGACGATGACGCCGTTCGCAGGCTGGTCGATGCCGCTGCGGTACACCTCCGACCTCGCCGAGCACCACGCGGTGCGCACGGCGGCCGGCCTGTTCGACCTGTCCCACATGGGCGAGATCCGGCTGACCGGTCCGCGTGCCGGTGCCGCCCTCGACGGCGCCCTGGTCGGCAACCTCTCGGCGCTCGCGGTCGGCCGGGCGCGGTACACGATGATCTGCCAGGAGGACGGCGGTGTCATCGACGACCTCGTCGTGTACCGGCCCGGCGAGCAGGACTACCTGGTCGTCGCCAACGCCGCCAACGTCGCCGTCGTCCTGGCCGCACTGCACGAGCGGTGCACCGGGCCGGACGTCGACGTGGCCGACGAGTCGGTCGGCACGGCGCTGGTCGCCGTGCAGGGGCCGGCCGCGCAGGGCATCGTCGCGGGGCTGGTCGCCGACCCGGCCGAGCGGGAGGCCGTCGTCGGCCTCCGGTACTACGCGTGCACGACGGCATACGTCAGGTCGGACGGCACCGGCGCTCCGGACGACACCCGCGGGGGGACCGTCGAGGCGATGCTGGCCCGGACGGGGTACACCGGCGAGGACGGCTTCGAGCTCTTCGTGCCGGCCGAGCAGGCCGCTGCGCTGTGGCGGACCGTGCTCGCGGCGGGCGCACCGGCCGGCCTGGTCCCGGCCGGCCTGGCCTGCCGCGACAGCCTCCGCCTCGAGGCCGGCATGCCGTTGTACGGCAACGAGCTGGACCGCACGACGACCCCGTACGAGGCCGGCCTCGGGCGCGTCGTCAAGCTCGACAAGGTCACCGCGGACGGTACGCCGCTGCCGTTCGTCGGACGTGGCCCGCTGGCCGCCCGGGCCGGCTCGGAGCCCGCCCGCGTGCTGGTCGGCCTCGAGGGCCTGACGCGCCGTGCCGCGCGGCACGGCTACCGGGTCCTGACGGAAGGTGGTGAGGCGGTCGTCGGGTACGTGACCTCCGGTGCGCCGTCGCCGACCCTCGGGCACCCGATCGCGATGGCCTACGTCACGCCGGAGGTCTGCGGGGCGGGAACCGAGCTCGCGGTCGACGTCCGCGGCCGGCCCGAACCGGTGCGCGTCGTGCCACTTCCCTTCTACCGTCGTCCCACGACCACCTGA
- the gcvP gene encoding aminomethyl-transferring glycine dehydrogenase gives MNTAATTPAARGFTDRHVGPRPRDVERMLDQVGAPTLDALIDAAVPAAIRMSGWLRLPAARSEAQVLADLRVIADRNRVLTSMIGQGYHGTVTPPVIRRNVLENPAWYTAYTPYQPEISQGRLEALLTFQTVVADLTALPVAGASLLDEATAVTEAVLLMRRAVKGRPDGVVVLDVDCLPQTLAVVRGRAEAIGLPLVLADLTDGLPPDLTSEVVGVVVQQPGASGVVRDLRRLVEQAHDLGALVTVAADLLSLTLISPPGELGADVAVGSAQRFGVPMFYGGPHAAYIAVRSGLERTLPGRLVGVSHDADGAVAYRLALQTREQHIRREKATSNICTAQALLAVVASMYAVHHGPDGLRAIAEQVNRHAVTLAGALRAGGVEVVHEQLFDTVRTRVPGRAQAVLAAAVARGINLWAPDADHVQVTTDELTTPEHLRGVLEAFGLGGDLAGAAIDLVPAVRRTSTYLEHPTFHRYRSETAMMRYLRRLADKDLALDRSMIPLGSCTMKLNAAVEMEPISWPGFADLHPFAPVDQAAGYTELIGELEAWLAEITGYAAASVQPNAGSQGEVAGLLAIRAYHRAQGHAERDVVLIPASAHGTNAASAVLAGLRVVVVTTAPDGEIDLDDLRAKLAEHAADLAAIMITYPSTHGVYEAHVREVCELVHAAGGQVYIDGANLNALVGLARPGDLGGDVSHLNLHKTFSIPHGGGGPGVGPIAVAEHLVPYLPGAGSTQVSAAPHGSAGVLPISWAYIALLGPDGLRRATELAVLGANYLASRLDQHFPVLYTGPDGHVAHECILDLRPITAASGVTAEDVAKRLMDYGFHAPTLSFPVPGTLMVEPTESEDLVELDRFCAAMIAIRAEIADVEAGRWTAAESPLRGAPHTAASVVADRWDRLYSRETAAFPVPGLRAEKYWPPVRRIDQAAGDRHLVCSCPPIEEYV, from the coding sequence GTGAACACCGCCGCCACCACCCCCGCCGCGCGAGGTTTCACCGATCGCCACGTCGGTCCGCGTCCGCGCGACGTCGAACGGATGCTCGACCAGGTCGGTGCACCGACGCTCGACGCGCTGATCGACGCCGCCGTGCCGGCCGCCATCCGGATGTCCGGGTGGCTTCGGCTGCCGGCCGCGCGCAGCGAGGCGCAGGTGCTCGCCGACCTGCGGGTGATCGCGGACCGCAACCGGGTGCTGACCTCGATGATCGGTCAGGGGTACCACGGGACCGTGACGCCGCCGGTGATCCGCCGCAACGTCCTGGAGAATCCCGCCTGGTACACGGCCTACACGCCCTACCAGCCCGAGATCAGCCAGGGTCGGCTCGAGGCGCTGCTCACCTTCCAGACCGTCGTCGCCGACCTGACGGCGCTGCCGGTCGCCGGTGCGTCGCTGCTCGACGAGGCGACCGCAGTGACCGAGGCCGTGCTGCTCATGCGTCGCGCGGTCAAGGGGCGGCCGGACGGTGTGGTCGTCCTGGACGTCGACTGCCTGCCGCAGACCCTCGCGGTCGTCCGGGGCCGGGCCGAGGCCATCGGGCTGCCGCTCGTCCTCGCGGACCTCACCGACGGCCTGCCGCCCGACCTGACGTCGGAGGTCGTCGGCGTCGTGGTCCAGCAGCCTGGCGCGTCCGGCGTCGTGCGGGACCTGCGCCGCCTGGTCGAGCAGGCGCACGACCTCGGCGCGCTGGTGACCGTCGCGGCGGACCTCCTGTCCCTGACCCTGATCAGCCCACCCGGCGAGCTCGGGGCCGACGTCGCGGTCGGGTCGGCCCAGCGGTTCGGCGTGCCGATGTTCTACGGCGGGCCGCACGCCGCGTACATCGCGGTGCGCTCCGGGCTCGAGCGCACCCTGCCCGGTCGCCTGGTCGGGGTGAGCCACGACGCGGACGGCGCGGTCGCCTACCGGCTCGCCCTGCAGACGCGCGAGCAGCACATCCGCCGGGAGAAGGCCACGAGCAACATCTGCACGGCGCAGGCGCTGCTCGCCGTGGTGGCCTCGATGTACGCCGTCCACCACGGGCCCGACGGCCTGCGGGCGATCGCCGAGCAGGTCAACCGGCACGCCGTGACCCTTGCCGGTGCGCTGCGGGCCGGCGGCGTCGAGGTCGTGCACGAGCAGCTCTTCGACACCGTGCGCACGCGGGTGCCCGGTCGCGCGCAGGCCGTCCTCGCCGCCGCCGTCGCGCGGGGCATCAACCTCTGGGCGCCCGACGCCGATCACGTCCAGGTCACGACGGACGAGCTGACGACCCCGGAGCACCTGCGCGGGGTCCTCGAGGCGTTCGGCCTCGGCGGCGACCTGGCGGGCGCGGCGATCGACCTGGTCCCGGCCGTGCGCAGGACGAGCACGTACCTCGAGCACCCGACGTTCCACCGCTACCGCTCCGAGACCGCGATGATGCGCTACCTGCGCCGGCTCGCGGACAAGGACCTGGCGCTCGACCGGTCGATGATCCCGTTGGGCTCGTGCACGATGAAGCTCAACGCGGCCGTCGAGATGGAGCCCATCTCGTGGCCCGGCTTCGCCGACCTGCACCCGTTCGCCCCGGTCGACCAGGCGGCGGGCTACACCGAGCTGATCGGCGAGCTCGAGGCCTGGCTCGCCGAGATCACCGGCTATGCGGCGGCCAGCGTGCAGCCGAACGCCGGCTCGCAGGGTGAGGTCGCCGGGCTGCTCGCGATCCGCGCGTACCACCGCGCGCAGGGACATGCCGAGCGCGACGTCGTGCTCATCCCGGCATCGGCGCACGGCACCAACGCGGCCTCGGCGGTCCTGGCGGGGTTGCGCGTCGTGGTGGTCACGACGGCGCCCGACGGCGAGATCGACCTCGACGACCTGCGCGCCAAGCTCGCCGAGCATGCGGCGGATCTCGCCGCCATCATGATCACCTACCCGTCGACGCACGGCGTCTACGAGGCCCACGTGCGCGAGGTGTGCGAGCTGGTGCACGCGGCCGGCGGCCAGGTCTACATCGACGGCGCCAACCTCAACGCGCTGGTCGGCCTCGCCCGGCCCGGCGACCTGGGTGGCGACGTCTCGCACCTGAACCTGCACAAGACGTTCAGCATCCCGCACGGTGGTGGCGGACCGGGGGTCGGGCCGATCGCCGTCGCCGAGCACCTGGTGCCGTACCTGCCCGGTGCGGGGTCCACGCAGGTCTCGGCTGCTCCGCACGGCTCCGCCGGCGTCCTGCCGATCTCCTGGGCGTACATCGCACTGCTGGGTCCCGACGGGCTGCGCCGGGCCACCGAGCTCGCCGTGCTCGGCGCGAACTACCTGGCCTCGCGGCTCGACCAGCACTTCCCCGTGCTCTACACCGGCCCGGACGGTCATGTGGCGCACGAGTGCATCCTCGACCTGCGCCCGATCACCGCGGCCAGCGGGGTGACGGCGGAGGACGTCGCCAAGCGGCTGATGGACTACGGCTTCCACGCTCCGACGTTGTCCTTCCCGGTACCCGGGACGCTCATGGTCGAGCCCACCGAGAGCGAGGACCTGGTCGAGCTGGACCGGTTCTGCGCAGCGATGATCGCCATCCGCGCGGAGATCGCCGACGTCGAGGCCGGACGTTGGACCGCCGCCGAGTCCCCGCTGCGGGGTGCCCCGCACACGGCGGCGAGCGTCGTGGCCGACCGCTGGGACCGGCTCTACAGCCGCGAGACAGCAGCGTTCCCGGTGCCGGGGCTGCGTGCCGAGAAGTACTGGCCGCCGGTGCGCCGGATCGACCAGGCCGCCGGTGACCGCCATCTGGTGTGCTCGTGCCCGCCCATCGAGGAGTACGTATGA
- a CDS encoding DUF1508 domain-containing protein yields MKFTIYKDKAGEFRFRIVATNGNVLAASEGYSAKASAIKAIERIKSDAAGSDVIDETTA; encoded by the coding sequence ATGAAGTTCACGATCTACAAGGACAAGGCCGGGGAGTTCCGCTTCCGCATCGTGGCGACCAACGGCAATGTCCTGGCAGCCAGCGAGGGCTACTCCGCCAAGGCGTCAGCGATCAAGGCGATCGAGCGGATCAAGTCCGACGCGGCCGGTTCCGACGTCATCGACGAGACCACGGCCTGA
- a CDS encoding low molecular weight protein-tyrosine-phosphatase encodes MTAPYRVMTVCTGNICRSPMAEVVLRARFAQAGLSDVLVDSTGISGEEHGRPIDRRAQRVLAAHGYPVPVHRARQVTPVDLPARDLVLAMTAHHAHALRAMAHGDAALAARVVMLRSFDPTAPTEGPEHLLDVDDPWYGDEAGFLATLAEIEAAVDGIVGYVRAVLQRD; translated from the coding sequence GTGACCGCCCCCTATCGCGTGATGACCGTCTGCACGGGGAACATCTGCCGCTCCCCGATGGCCGAGGTCGTGCTCCGGGCGCGGTTCGCGCAGGCCGGCCTGTCGGACGTCCTGGTCGACTCGACCGGGATCAGCGGGGAGGAGCACGGCCGGCCGATCGACCGACGGGCGCAGCGGGTGCTGGCCGCCCATGGCTACCCCGTCCCGGTGCACCGGGCCCGGCAGGTGACCCCGGTCGACCTGCCCGCGCGTGACCTCGTGCTCGCGATGACCGCGCACCACGCCCATGCGTTGCGCGCGATGGCCCACGGCGACGCCGCTCTCGCCGCCCGGGTCGTGATGCTGCGCAGCTTCGACCCGACCGCGCCGACCGAAGGTCCCGAGCACCTGCTCGACGTCGACGACCCCTGGTACGGCGACGAGGCGGGCTTCCTGGCCACCCTGGCCGAGATCGAGGCGGCCGTCGACGGGATCGTCGGGTACGTGCGCGCGGTGCTGCAGCGGGACTGA
- a CDS encoding carbohydrate ABC transporter permease, protein MTTTTPTSARQRSAVPSPGAAATRATPGSEAPTRAGRRRGKAGAERGMMSEADWRRPLVRRSMSTAHALLLVLLVVWGIGPIVLLAKFAITPTQDILRTPLAVFPHGVAWENLGEAWNDVRVSHYFLNTVVVAAGAWVSQIVVATTGGYVLSVLRPRYARGLQWAVLATLFVPAVVLLVPLYLTILDPPVGSSLLNTFWAVWLPAGASAFNVVLVQRFFDSLPREVFEAARVDGAGPFRLFWSIVLPMSKPILGVVSVFAVIASWKDFLWPLLVLPNPDLQPLSVRLPSLQGSTDMGVLMAALAISTIIPIVIFLVFQRTFLRGAGLGGAVKG, encoded by the coding sequence GTGACGACGACGACCCCCACCTCGGCCCGGCAGCGGTCTGCCGTCCCGTCGCCCGGAGCAGCGGCCACGCGGGCCACCCCGGGGTCCGAGGCGCCGACCCGGGCGGGACGACGTCGCGGGAAGGCCGGCGCCGAGCGCGGCATGATGTCCGAGGCCGACTGGCGCCGACCCCTGGTGCGCCGCAGCATGAGCACCGCCCACGCGCTGCTGCTCGTGCTCCTGGTCGTCTGGGGGATCGGGCCGATCGTCCTGCTGGCCAAGTTCGCGATCACCCCCACCCAGGACATCCTGCGCACGCCGCTGGCGGTCTTCCCGCACGGCGTCGCCTGGGAGAACCTCGGCGAGGCCTGGAACGACGTCCGGGTCAGCCACTACTTCCTCAACACGGTGGTCGTGGCGGCCGGTGCGTGGGTGAGCCAGATCGTCGTGGCGACCACCGGCGGGTACGTGCTGTCCGTGCTGCGCCCCCGCTACGCCAGGGGACTCCAGTGGGCGGTGCTCGCCACGCTCTTCGTGCCGGCCGTCGTGCTCCTCGTGCCGCTCTACCTGACGATCCTCGACCCGCCCGTCGGCTCCTCGCTGCTCAACACCTTCTGGGCGGTGTGGCTGCCCGCCGGCGCGAGCGCGTTCAACGTCGTGCTGGTCCAGCGGTTCTTCGACTCGCTGCCGCGCGAGGTCTTCGAGGCGGCCCGGGTCGACGGCGCCGGGCCCTTCCGGCTCTTCTGGTCGATCGTCCTGCCGATGAGCAAGCCCATCCTCGGTGTGGTCTCGGTCTTCGCGGTGATCGCGTCGTGGAAGGACTTCCTCTGGCCGCTGCTCGTGCTGCCGAACCCTGACCTGCAGCCGCTGTCGGTCCGGCTGCCGTCGCTCCAGGGCTCGACCGACATGGGTGTGCTGATGGCTGCGCTGGCGATCTCGACGATCATCCCGATCGTGATCTTCCTGGTCTTCCAGCGCACGTTCCTGCGGGGCGCGGGCCTCGGCGGCGCCGTCAAGGGCTGA